One Apteryx mantelli isolate bAptMan1 chromosome 22, bAptMan1.hap1, whole genome shotgun sequence genomic region harbors:
- the DUSP14 gene encoding dual specificity protein phosphatase 14, whose translation MTSRSHNSLPRTLMAPRMLSEGALGGIAQITPSLYLSRGSVASNRHLLLSRGITCIINATIEIPNFNWPQFEYVKVPLADMPNAPISLYFDSVADKINSVARKHGATLVHCAAGVSRSATLCIAYLMKYHKVSLFEAYNWVKSRRPVIRPNVGFWRQLIDYERKLFGKTTVKMVQTPYGIIPDVYERERRPLMPYWGI comes from the coding sequence ATGACCTCCAGAAGCCACAACTCCTTACCGAGAACTCTGATGGCTCCACGAATGCTTTCCGAAGGTGCCCTTGGGGGCATTGCCCAAATCACCCCCTCACTGTACCTGAGCAGGGGCAGCGTCGCCTCCAACCGGCACCTGCTCCTGTCCCGGGGAATCACCTGCATAATCAATGCTACCATTGAGATTCCCAACTTTAACTGGCCCCAGTTTGAATACGTGAAAGTGCCTTTGGCTGATATGCCCAACGCCCCCATCTCCCTGTACTTCGACAGTGTTGCTGACAAGATAAACAGCGTGGCACGGAAGCATGGGGCCACCTTAGTCCATTGTGCGGCTGGCGTAAGCAGGTCGGCCACCCTGTGCATTGCCTATCTGATGAAGTACCACAAGGTGTCCCTGTTTGAGGCTTACAACTGGGTCAAATCAAGACGTCCCGTTATACGCCCCAACGTGGGCTTCTGGAGGCAACTGATAGACTACGAGAGGAAGCTCTTTGGGAAGACAACGGTTAAAATGGTACAGACACCATATGGCATCATCCCAGACGTTTATGAGAGAGAGAGGAGACCCCTGATGCCTTACTGGGGAATTTAA